The following coding sequences are from one Synergistota bacterium window:
- a CDS encoding peptide ABC transporter substrate-binding protein: MRKWLIIGLVVSLSVALLSGIALARAKSFVVIGTTDKIVSLDPAKAYDYLSCNILQNVMSGLVDYKPGTANIVPALAERWKISKDGKVYTFYLRKGLKFSDGTPFNAQAVKFSIDRVFKLKGDPAFLLTEVVKKVEVVDDYTVKITLKYPYAPFLSVLAFTVAFPVSPKAYNDKEFSDVAVGIGPYKIKKWTRDVELVLEANPDWYGSPPKAKLVVIRFYQSAQSLRMAVEKGEVDVAYRTLNPEDIIAIKKEGKLKVYEGNSPVIRYIVFNAKKDPFNKVIIRKAIAYAINRSLITKRVFRDTAVPLYSMIPMGMWGHIDALPKHDMKKAVELLKKAGYDKDHPLEVDLWYTPTHYGSTEADVAQMLKLMLEATGVIKVNIKYAEWATYVDYFLKGNLGFFLLGWYPDYLDPDDYMWPFLHSSGSPSLGSFYSNPKMDEFLLKARQLSDQSERAKVYEEAQKLLAEEAPYIPLWQAKQYCVAKPNVKGILLEPTQIFRYYLIHK; encoded by the coding sequence ATGCGAAAGTGGTTAATCATAGGATTGGTTGTCTCGCTTAGTGTGGCGCTTCTGTCTGGGATCGCTTTAGCGAGGGCAAAGAGCTTTGTGGTAATAGGCACAACAGATAAAATAGTTTCACTGGATCCTGCTAAGGCTTATGACTATCTTTCCTGTAATATCTTACAAAATGTTATGTCCGGGCTTGTAGATTATAAGCCAGGCACAGCTAATATCGTTCCCGCGCTGGCTGAGAGGTGGAAGATAAGCAAGGATGGGAAGGTTTATACTTTCTACTTGCGTAAAGGATTAAAGTTTTCCGATGGCACGCCTTTTAACGCTCAGGCAGTTAAGTTCTCGATCGACAGGGTATTTAAGCTTAAGGGAGATCCTGCCTTCCTTCTGACCGAAGTTGTGAAGAAAGTTGAGGTGGTTGATGACTATACCGTCAAGATTACGCTGAAATATCCTTATGCTCCGTTCCTGTCAGTTTTAGCCTTTACGGTTGCCTTTCCGGTGAGTCCCAAAGCTTATAATGATAAGGAGTTTAGTGATGTTGCTGTTGGTATAGGTCCTTATAAAATTAAGAAATGGACAAGGGATGTAGAGCTCGTTTTAGAGGCTAATCCCGATTGGTATGGGTCTCCACCTAAAGCGAAGCTGGTCGTTATAAGATTTTATCAGAGCGCTCAGAGCTTGCGAATGGCTGTAGAAAAGGGAGAAGTAGATGTGGCATATAGAACGCTTAATCCGGAGGACATTATTGCGATAAAAAAGGAAGGCAAGCTTAAGGTTTATGAGGGGAATAGTCCGGTTATAAGGTATATTGTGTTTAATGCAAAGAAAGATCCGTTCAACAAGGTAATAATTAGAAAAGCAATAGCTTATGCTATTAATAGGTCCCTCATAACAAAGAGAGTCTTCAGGGATACAGCAGTTCCTCTTTACAGCATGATCCCCATGGGAATGTGGGGACACATAGATGCTCTACCAAAGCATGATATGAAGAAAGCCGTAGAGCTTCTTAAGAAAGCAGGTTATGATAAGGATCATCCGCTTGAGGTAGATCTCTGGTATACTCCGACCCACTATGGTTCTACGGAAGCCGATGTTGCCCAGATGCTGAAGCTTATGCTTGAGGCCACAGGTGTTATAAAGGTAAATATTAAGTACGCTGAATGGGCTACCTATGTTGACTACTTCCTTAAGGGTAATCTCGGTTTCTTCCTACTGGGATGGTATCCTGACTATCTTGATCCTGACGATTATATGTGGCCTTTCCTGCATTCTTCCGGAAGCCCGAGCTTAGGGAGTTTCTATTCCAATCCTAAAATGGATGAGTTTCTCTTGAAGGCACGTCAGCTTTCTGATCAAAGCGAGCGTGCTAAGGTTTATGAGGAGGCCCAGAAACTTCTTGCTGAGGAAGCGCCTTATATTCCTCTGTGGCAGGCTAAACAGTATTGTGTGGCTAAACCTAACGTAAAAGGCATTCTCCTTGAGCCTACTCAGATATTTAGGTACTATCTCATTCATAAGTGA